The following DNA comes from Gouania willdenowi unplaced genomic scaffold, fGouWil2.1 scaffold_119_arrow_ctg1, whole genome shotgun sequence.
aaaaaagaacccaaaaatgtacaaaatgtgtcaaaaacacacacaaaaaagacacataTACTAACCTTcaaaaataatacagataataataatagaataatacacacaatgacataaaaatgacttcaaaagcaCGATCAGCagatataacaaaaataattccaaaCATACAAAAACGATGACTCAGAATTgtcagtaaaacacacaaaacctttgttgtttcctgtaataatatttagatttgtttattattttatattgtgatcCTCGAAtcagaaaaatcacattttgtgatgaaagttgcccatctcCACTCAGAGGATATTATGTGACTTGTGCGTCAATCCCACAATACTTTGCGCTGTGACGTCACACGTCGTAGCAACCCGGAAGCGCGCTAGTCTTGAAGATGGAATCGCTCGCTCCGGTGATGAAGCTCGTGGTCCTGCTCGCGTTTCACCTGAACGTGACTCAGCAGAGAAACGTCCTCCTCGTGCAGAACATCATCCGGAAGCGGCGAGCTCAGCGCGCCTTCCTGCGTCACATGGCGAGGCTTAGCATGCTGCCTTTACCGCCACCGATAGCCAGGAAAGTGTGGATGAAAGTGCGGGACAAGGACTGGTGGGAGCGCGTGGTTCTACTGGAGTACACCGACGTGGAGTGGACAGAGAACTTCCGCATGAGGAGACAGACGTTCATGAAGCTGTGCGCGCTCATGCAGCGCTATATGGCTCCCAGTGACGTCAGCGTGCGCACCCCTGTGCCCCTGACCATGCGCGTGGCCATAGTGCTTTACAAACTGGGCAGCGGGGCGGACTACAACTTCATCTCCAACCAGTTCGGGGTCCATAAGAGCACGGTGAAGAAGTTCGTGTACATGTTCTGTAGGGCCATGGTCCAGGGCCCCATGGAGCAGCTCATCAGGATCCCAGATGAGACGCAGGCGCAGGAGATCTCCCGGGGGTTCGAGGAGCAGCATCACATGCCTCAGATCATGGGAGTGATCGATCGGATCCACATTCCGATCCTGGCGCCTTCAGACGTGCTCCAGGACTTTATCAATGAGAAGAACTGGGCCTCCTACGTGCTGCAGGCGGTGGTGGATAACACGTGCAGGTGTGTCACTGGTCAGCTGATCACAACCACGTGCTTTCATATCAACACTTCAACAATATAGAGATAAAAAACTTCCAAGTTTGATCTACAAATATCAATGGAAATTTAATTTAGATTCaatgtaataaaaaacacaactaaaCTAGGGCTAAGACGATACGCAATATATCGGTTTCACCAGAtcaatataattaaaaacagggggaaagaaaatacagaaactaTGTATTAATTATCATCatatttattcaactttaaacTCTTAAGTTTTTCAAGTTCAAAACCAAATATACAATAATGGCATtataaaacagcaacaaaaacatgcaaaacgtctaaaagaaaaccacacaaaatggcaaaaaatatatatatatatataatacacatgaaaagtacgtgacccggaagtgaagcgttacacattccgcgaTAACTTTAGCTTTACAACACATAaaagtctctaaatcctccgaaatgtccgtcaggaggttctgtgcccaacagcagctaaagcgaaaaggacacgtttcggatgcacagttggaagcagcgatcttgtcatgccgttagcgtcggatgacaGTACACTTCctggtcacgtactttggcaaattggtaatggagaaaacaaataaaggtgtttgttttttgttttctatacccaagcaaaagagcttgaatttgaaaaacaaagtgtttaacatttttttcattttggttttggaaacaaatatgggtgtttttttttttttttttttttttttccatgtttttgttacataatgaaaaacgaatgattcTTATCCTTTCTCATCATATTCTTGACTAAATGAACCAAATCAAGGAGctactacagtatatatgtggGTTATCCACATTACTTTGGTTTCCTAGCACTGTGCTATTGTTCAAACACACAAGCATGTTTACATTTTCAGACGACGGGGCTGCTCTCTTCTTCTGAACAACATGTCCAGTAATAACCTCTGGTACAGATGGAGCAGGTGTTGCCAAGTAATTGCGTGCACTTGGAAGCTGAACTTTCTATCCAAAAGAACTTTTTCTGTGTCCATAGCTCCGCGCTGCTCTGCCTTTATCTGCAAACACGTGAATAGCCAACCACGCACAAGGTCTTTATCGGTGGTCGGCCTCCACCATTTGGGGCATTACTGCTTTCTACTGACACGGAGTGTGAGGAACAGCAAGTTGGCCGCGTTAAtcgcacatttaaaaaaaaaaaatagtggcgTTAAAGAGAATTTGCGTTAACGTGTCAATTTTGACATCCTATTAAAAACCcaataaaatgacttaaaagaTGTCGTCATTGACATGATTACACGCTGTTAAACGTCCTGAAGttgtgccaaacatgcttaaatGATTAATGTTGTAAACTGTTGTCATTAGTTTCATATTTCTGCTGTATTTGCACTGAAATCAGACACAATTTTGCATGAGATTTGGCGTCCAGCTACAtattgtaaatgtgtgatattgtcccaaaaagGAGGCTTGATTGAtcaattttgtttaaaaaaataaataaataaaatctttaattctttgtttcttcttttaacatttttatttttttccccccatttttcttgtttaaattatttttttctttttgctccttttcttttttttaattctccgctttttttcttctgtttatttattttttacattaattttcccgactttcttttttcatttcttttttttttttactatatcattttttttattttttattttagaaaataataatattgacttccatttcaggaagtgaattccgtatttttttcacaatgcGATACTAAACATTTGTTTAGTTGACTTCAGTCTCTCACGCTGACGCTTGTTTCAGTTTCTGGAGCATCAGCTGTGAAACACCGGGTGGATCACGTGATGAGGAAGTTCTACTGCGATCTGACCTGTTCCAAAGAGCTGAGCTGCTTCCAAAGGTAGCATTAGCTCGCCGTTAGAGCCGCACTGTGTTGTTCCTCAGCTCTGATGTAAAGTGACGTCCATCTCTCCTACTCCAGGGTGTGAGGACCATGGAGGGACAGGACGTGCGTCTCCAGGTGGTTGGAGGACCTTCTTATCCTCTCTTGGACTGGCTTCTTAAAGGCTACGCTAACGCTACAGCAGAGGAGGAGTCGTTCAACATCTACCTGAACTCTCTACGCGATACCGTGGAGAAAACGTTCCACATGTTAAAGTCCAGGTGGCGAGTTCTGCTGAAACGCAGTGATTTCCACTTCTCCTTTTCACCCACGGCCATCGCCACGTGCTGTGCGCTTCATAACTTCTGTCAGAGAGAAGGAGAGCACGTTAGCGATAGCTGGATGAGCTACGCTAAAGACTTGGACGCCTTCTTTCCTCAGCCGTGGGCGTCGGCTAGCGCACAGAGAGCAGCTAGTGGTAGCGTAGCGAGGACTGCACTGAAGAACCACATGACCAGACACTATCCACGGTGTACGGTCAACACTGTGCACGACTGACACGCCTTTATCCTTTTATACAAGCGTGAAAGAACAAGCTGAAATATTCTCGTCTTCTAAAGTGGTTAAACTAACATTTCCGTTTCATTGTCTTTTCCTAGTAATTAGACCCAATACAGGCTGTTAAACTTAACCACTTAacttgtcattgtttttatatttatgctAATACTAACATTAGCCCACCAGTTTTACAGCAAAACAAATGGAGGAAATGTGTGATTGTTTCAAATATAAACATGTTGACGAGGGTTTAGTCCATATCATAaagatatttacatttcagCAGGTGAAATGCTCATATTATGCCAGATTTTGTGCAAGAATTGACATTTCATATCCGTTTTCTCCAATTACCTAAAATCTGAGGCTTTATTTCAGATACTGGCATTAAAAACGAACGAAACCTCACGTTCCAGGAGTTCAGTCCAAAGTCAGATAGTCATGGGTGTAAAGCACAACCCTGTCACTGTAGCCTAGGATTTCTGTTACAGTACAGCTGCTTTAGCTTAGCCATCTGTTTATGTTTcacttgatttttatttttgaaaacatatttattttgctATTCTagatgtttgaatatttttttgtaaaatgtgacatgtCTACCAATAAAGTCAAGTTGGTAATTCACAAtattttctcatctttttatgaattttctatattttttctgtcattttgtgtttttgttgatactTTACAATGATACTTTCTGTCattaattgtattgtttttgtgccCTTTTTTGTcacgttgtgtgtttttgtagttgttttttctgtcatttttttgtgatttttggagtaattttgtgcatttttgttactttaATTTTGGAATGATATGATGAATCTTTCTGTGTATAGTTCTTGTacttttgggttgttttttttgtcattttgtgtgtttttggactcaatCTGTGCATTTATTGGACGTTATATGCTACACGCAGTAGTGCACAGTGAATATCCAGCTATAGGAGAGTTAATAAGGCTAATAAAACATTGAGTCTCTCATTAGATGCTGCTGAATCATGAGGTTTGGcttcattttgttgtatttttcatttttttgaacCCACGCAGGTTTCAGCCTGGCTGTGTGTTCCCAGGTGAGGTGAGGGAGCAGTGATgatgatggatgaatagatggatgctGTTGGGTTCCTTTATCCTCACCCCTGAAATAACGGCTCACTTTAGATGCATCCACACACACGCATCAATCTCTTTTAAAGCCTTTGAGATGAGATTGTGTTTGAGCCGACATGGCAACATCTATAGAAACacaggaaggagaaaaacattgGACACAACGCAGCAGGCAGGCAAGGAAACTGAACAAAAAATGTgccaaattattattgatagaaaacacaacaaaaaattccaaaaccAAACATGAATGCCAGAAATGATCTctgtattaattttattttttgtcttttgtcttAATATtactttgtcttgttttttgtcatttttcatagtAGCAATAGTAAtggatgaaaatgaagaaagaaaaaaaaaaaaacgactggaaaaaaaaaggataaagacctaaaaagaaaacaaaataaccagacaaaaagaaaaaaaactcagaaatggaagaagaaaaaagaaatcaagactttaaaaaaaaatatatatatatatatatatatatatatatatatatatatatatattatcaaaacccacaaaataaaaataaaaaacccagaccacaaaaaaagataatcatgtGAATTTAAAAGTGTtctaaaattcagattttttttttttttttcactagtgCCTGTGTTGTAGATTTCTTTTAGTAGCCCTAATCCTTTCCCGTATACATTAACTTGAGAAAACGGAgcgcaaaaaaaagaaaaattcattGTATGGCCACTCGTATTGAAATATTTCTGAATGAAAATCAACAGCCATTAATATGAATGTGCAATGTGCTGCAGGGTATATTTTTgccacaaaaatctaaaaatgtaatttatttttgttatttgaaaTTCTTGGCACTGTCAGATTTCAGATCAGGAAcatgtgtgggtgtgggtggggcAATCATTGAACAATACCAGTTTTATGGAAATGTTGGATGGAAAGTTTATGAGCTCAGTGTGATGAGTTAataagacgtgtgtgtgtgtgtgtgtgtgtgtgtgtgagagagagatgaATAGTCACACACCGTCAGTGAGTGCAGACCTTGACAGAGCAGAACAGATGAGATGATTCACAGGCAGAGCAGACCATTGTCCACAGTAAATATTATCAGAGAAAATATATGATGGAGGGAATTATTGAGCACATTTCTTCTGTCTCCgaagaggaggaaaaatatTTCTGTTAACCCAACAAAATGACATGCTACGCTACAGCTGTGTCTGTAGATTCAGAACAGACATTAACAACTGACGTCTCCTCAAAGTAAATACGCagaatgacatcaaaaatacaaataaactaaacaaaaacaatatggcaacaaaaactacacaaaatgcttcaaaaacacacaaaatgagataaaaatacagaaaatgactcaaaaacataaaatgagagaaagatgtacaaaatgagaaaaatacgctatattccaataaataaaaaatagacaattaccatatacaaaatgaaaacattcacaaaatcacagaaaatacacaaaaggcaaactaaaatacacaaaatgactctaagatTACAATAAGGAAATatgtaaaatgaaaaaacacacaaaacaaatctaaaaacatacaaaattattgaaaaatataCATGACAAAACAGagacacaaatttactccaaaaacacacaaatagataaaatcatacgatttgacaacaaaaacacaaatttagtgaaaaacac
Coding sequences within:
- the LOC114458454 gene encoding protein ANTAGONIST OF LIKE HETEROCHROMATIN PROTEIN 1-like translates to MESLAPVMKLVVLLAFHLNVTQQRNVLLVQNIIRKRRAQRAFLRHMARLSMLPLPPPIARKVWMKVRDKDWWERVVLLEYTDVEWTENFRMRRQTFMKLCALMQRYMAPSDVSVRTPVPLTMRVAIVLYKLGSGADYNFISNQFGVHKSTVKKFVYMFCRAMVQGPMEQLIRIPDETQAQEISRGFEEQHHMPQIMGVIDRIHIPILAPSDVLQDFINEKNWASYVLQAVVDNTCSFWSISCETPGGSRDEEVLLRSDLFQRAELLPKGVRTMEGQDVRLQVVGGPSYPLLDWLLKGYANATAEEESFNIYLNSLRDTVEKTFHMLKSRWRVLLKRSDFHFSFSPTAIATCCALHNFCQREGEHVSDSWMSYAKDLDAFFPQPWASASAQRAASGSVARTALKNHMTRHYPRCTVNTVHD